One region of Demequina sp. TMPB413 genomic DNA includes:
- a CDS encoding glycosyltransferase yields the protein MTSHHSDRPLLVLASTYPAHNGDGTPSFVRDLAVGLADRFAPHLLVPAVPGGPSEEAADGITVSRYRYFPRRWEDVAHGAILENVRSRKSRLIQLPFLVAAQWRGVRRELRHRRPDVIHAHWIIPQGLVARVAAPRIPLMVTTLGGDLYALNDPISRALKRSVLRHASVVTVMSADMRSRAIALGADPATTHVLPMGAQVAQFADAAAGRADRTADGSVRLLAVGRLVEKKGFHLLLQSLADVGGEGWHLTIVGDGPQRATLERAAAGLPVTFAGQLTREQLTRADAEADIAVFPSVRAASGDQDGLPVALLEAMASGCAVVVSDLPGLAESVEPGVSGLVVPTGDAGALTEALARLIGDRDATVAMGLAAADRALRFDVSAVADAYAALLEEAASRRASAEEG from the coding sequence ATGACCTCGCACCACAGCGACCGGCCCTTGCTGGTGTTGGCATCGACGTACCCTGCGCACAACGGCGACGGGACGCCGTCGTTTGTGAGGGACCTTGCCGTCGGGCTCGCAGACCGTTTCGCCCCGCACCTGCTGGTGCCTGCCGTACCTGGCGGGCCGTCTGAAGAGGCGGCCGACGGCATCACCGTCTCCCGTTACCGCTACTTTCCGCGGCGCTGGGAAGACGTCGCTCACGGCGCCATCCTTGAGAACGTGCGATCCCGCAAGTCCCGGTTGATTCAACTTCCGTTCCTCGTCGCCGCCCAATGGCGGGGCGTCAGGCGCGAACTGCGTCATCGTCGTCCCGATGTCATTCACGCGCACTGGATCATCCCTCAAGGGCTCGTCGCGCGCGTCGCGGCTCCAAGGATTCCGCTCATGGTCACCACACTTGGGGGCGACCTCTACGCACTCAACGACCCAATTTCGCGCGCACTCAAGCGCTCCGTGCTGCGCCACGCGAGCGTGGTCACCGTGATGAGTGCCGACATGCGCTCTCGCGCCATCGCTCTGGGAGCCGACCCGGCCACCACCCACGTGCTGCCCATGGGCGCCCAAGTCGCGCAGTTCGCCGATGCCGCGGCCGGACGTGCCGACCGCACCGCCGATGGGTCGGTGCGCCTTCTCGCCGTGGGCAGACTGGTGGAGAAGAAGGGCTTTCATCTGTTGCTTCAGTCTCTCGCCGACGTCGGCGGCGAGGGGTGGCACCTGACGATCGTGGGTGACGGGCCCCAGCGGGCAACTCTCGAGCGTGCTGCCGCTGGGCTTCCCGTGACCTTCGCCGGACAACTGACCCGCGAGCAGCTCACGAGGGCCGACGCCGAGGCGGACATCGCAGTGTTCCCTTCCGTGCGCGCGGCGAGCGGAGACCAGGACGGACTCCCCGTTGCTCTGCTCGAGGCGATGGCGTCGGGTTGCGCCGTGGTGGTGTCCGACCTCCCTGGGCTCGCGGAGTCCGTGGAGCCGGGCGTCTCTGGACTCGTGGTCCCCACCGGCGATGCGGGGGCGCTCACCGAGGCGCTCGCGCGACTCATCGGGGATCGCGACGCCACCGTGGCAATGGGTCTCGCGGCGGCGGACCGAGCACTGCGCTTCGACGTGTCGGCGGTCGCCGACGCGTATGCGGCGCTGCTCGAAGAGGCAGCGTCACGCCGAGCGTCGGCCGAGGAGGGTTAG
- a CDS encoding lysylphosphatidylglycerol synthase domain-containing protein, which produces MNRGSLLRWVLFAIAVALLAWAVTSQWSDVSSAVAQMGWRPLALATLAAVAALGFNTMSWRAVMRSVGLEAAWPETAAVFLVSQAGKYVPGAVWPVLAQAEFARAHGVSRARAMTGSLVAMAVGVVTAGVVGAAGLVWWAPGAVADYWWALVLVAALAALLVPAVLTRALGLALKVLRRDAAPPSIGTKALLASAAWSVGNWVALGVQAWILLDALTADNEALWPLATGAFALAWLVGFLAVFAPAGLVVREGALVVLLGAVATEPEALALALLSRFAMTLADAVGLAGGVLARRWRRAEQDRTAAP; this is translated from the coding sequence GTGAATCGCGGATCCCTCCTGCGCTGGGTTCTGTTCGCAATCGCCGTCGCGCTGCTGGCTTGGGCTGTGACGTCCCAATGGTCGGACGTCTCGTCGGCTGTGGCCCAGATGGGATGGCGGCCGCTCGCGCTCGCGACTCTCGCCGCCGTGGCCGCGCTCGGATTCAACACCATGTCGTGGCGCGCTGTCATGAGGTCCGTCGGGCTTGAGGCCGCATGGCCTGAGACGGCCGCTGTCTTCTTGGTATCGCAGGCCGGCAAGTACGTCCCCGGCGCCGTGTGGCCGGTGCTGGCGCAGGCCGAATTCGCGCGTGCCCATGGGGTGTCGCGGGCGCGGGCAATGACGGGATCGCTGGTCGCGATGGCCGTCGGCGTCGTCACTGCCGGCGTTGTGGGCGCCGCGGGGCTCGTGTGGTGGGCGCCTGGCGCGGTCGCGGACTACTGGTGGGCGCTCGTCCTCGTTGCCGCGCTTGCGGCACTGCTGGTGCCGGCCGTGCTGACTCGTGCGCTCGGTCTTGCTCTCAAGGTGCTCCGCCGGGACGCCGCCCCGCCGAGCATCGGCACCAAGGCCCTGCTCGCGTCGGCCGCATGGTCCGTCGGCAACTGGGTCGCGCTCGGCGTGCAAGCCTGGATCTTGCTCGACGCCTTGACTGCCGACAATGAGGCGCTCTGGCCGCTCGCTACCGGCGCCTTCGCGCTCGCGTGGCTCGTGGGGTTCTTGGCGGTGTTTGCGCCGGCGGGCTTGGTCGTGCGAGAAGGGGCGCTCGTGGTGCTGCTCGGCGCCGTCGCGACCGAGCCTGAGGCGCTCGCTCTCGCGCTCCTCAGCCGTTTCGCTATGACGCTTGCCGACGCCGTTGGTCTTGCGGGCGGAGTGCTCGCGCGGCGGTGGCGGCGGGCTGAGCAGGACCGTACTGCTGCTCCTTGA
- the gcvP gene encoding aminomethyl-transferring glycine dehydrogenase produces MTTFADRHIGPEDESVHRMLEAVGYPSLDALIDEAVPESIRQDDVLVLPPALTEGEALAALERFAHDNVQAVQMIGQGYYDTVTPAVIRRGILSNPAWYTAYTPYQAEISQGRLEAMLNFQTMVSDLTALPYANASLLDEATAVGEAVLMMQRAGGNTGAVVLDAECFPQTLEVALAQASALGIDVRVETISEEWKPAADVTGVVIQNPGMSGALRDLRPLIERAHAAGALVTVACDILSLTIVTPPGEMGADIAVGSAQRFGVPLFYGGPHAAFIAVREGLERQLPGRLVGVSVDAVGNPAYRLTLQTREQHIRRDKATSNICTAQALLAVVASMYAVYHGPDGLRDIAMEVHSRAVTLYDALTAVGFQPMHEAFFDTITVSVPHGADSVVARAAAAGINIRKVDDDRVAIACDEKTELETLDKLVEAVIATKRHPVYTAPRVAIPRGMRRTSEYLTHPVFTAQRSEAALTRYMRRLADRDLALDRTMIPLGSCTMKLNAAAEMEPILWPGFANIHPFAPANQTAGYRHMIEQLEDWLAEITGYAAVSVQPNAGSRGEYAGLLAIRNFHLSRGEIERDICLIPDSAHGTNAASAVLAGFRVVVVRTAADGEIDMADLTAKLTANSPKIAAIMITYPSTHGVYEPHVKDVCAAVHDAGGQVYIDGANLNALVGLAKPGHFGGDVSHLNLHKTFAIPHGGGGPGVGPVAVAEHLVEFLPAVRQSIQRPRDLRRAGAAVSAAPYGSAGVLPIAWAYIAMLGGDGLRQTTQMAVLAANYVAVRLDPYFPVLYRGPGGLVAHECILDLRELTKTTGVTAEDVAKRLIDYGIHAPTMSWPVAGTLMVEPTESEDLTELDRFVDAMISIRGEIDAVASGEVSADDSVLRHAPHTAEALAADEWVAAYSRETAAFPVPGLRRDKYFSPVRRIDNAYGDRNLVCTCPPVEHFED; encoded by the coding sequence GTGACAACCTTCGCCGACCGCCACATTGGACCAGAGGACGAGTCTGTCCACCGCATGCTTGAAGCGGTCGGCTACCCGTCGCTCGATGCGCTCATTGATGAAGCGGTGCCCGAGTCGATTCGCCAAGACGACGTGCTCGTGCTGCCGCCTGCGCTCACCGAGGGTGAGGCCCTCGCCGCTCTCGAGCGTTTCGCGCACGACAACGTGCAAGCGGTGCAGATGATCGGCCAGGGGTATTACGACACCGTCACTCCAGCGGTCATTCGGCGGGGGATTCTCTCGAATCCTGCGTGGTACACCGCCTACACGCCGTATCAAGCGGAGATTTCCCAGGGCCGCCTCGAGGCGATGCTCAACTTCCAGACGATGGTGTCCGACCTCACGGCGCTGCCGTACGCAAACGCTTCACTCCTCGACGAGGCCACGGCGGTGGGCGAGGCGGTGCTGATGATGCAGCGCGCCGGAGGGAACACCGGTGCCGTCGTCCTTGACGCCGAGTGCTTCCCACAGACCTTGGAGGTCGCGCTGGCTCAAGCGAGTGCGCTGGGAATCGACGTCAGGGTCGAAACCATCTCGGAGGAGTGGAAGCCCGCCGCTGACGTGACCGGGGTGGTGATTCAGAACCCTGGAATGTCGGGCGCCCTTCGGGATCTCCGACCGCTCATCGAACGCGCTCACGCTGCAGGCGCACTCGTCACCGTCGCTTGCGACATCTTGTCACTCACCATCGTGACGCCCCCTGGAGAGATGGGAGCGGACATCGCGGTGGGCTCGGCCCAGCGTTTCGGAGTGCCGCTGTTCTATGGCGGGCCTCACGCGGCGTTCATTGCCGTCCGCGAAGGCCTTGAGCGCCAGCTGCCTGGTCGCCTCGTTGGCGTGTCCGTCGATGCGGTTGGCAACCCGGCATACCGGCTGACGCTGCAAACACGCGAGCAGCACATCAGGCGTGACAAGGCGACCTCCAACATTTGCACTGCGCAGGCGCTCCTCGCCGTCGTCGCGTCGATGTACGCGGTCTACCACGGGCCCGACGGCTTGCGGGATATCGCGATGGAGGTCCACTCCCGAGCCGTGACGTTGTACGACGCCCTGACGGCCGTCGGCTTCCAGCCAATGCACGAGGCCTTCTTTGACACCATCACCGTGAGCGTTCCTCACGGTGCCGATTCGGTCGTGGCCCGTGCAGCAGCTGCGGGGATCAACATCCGAAAGGTGGATGACGACAGGGTCGCGATTGCTTGCGATGAGAAGACGGAGTTGGAGACGCTCGACAAGCTCGTCGAGGCGGTCATCGCGACCAAGCGCCACCCCGTCTACACGGCACCTCGCGTGGCGATTCCTCGCGGGATGCGTCGCACGTCCGAGTACCTGACCCACCCCGTGTTCACGGCGCAACGATCAGAAGCGGCCCTTACCCGCTACATGCGCAGGCTTGCCGACAGGGATCTTGCGCTTGATCGCACCATGATTCCGCTCGGCTCGTGCACGATGAAACTCAACGCCGCCGCAGAGATGGAACCGATTCTGTGGCCAGGTTTCGCGAACATTCACCCCTTCGCGCCAGCGAACCAGACCGCCGGGTATCGGCACATGATCGAGCAGCTCGAGGACTGGTTGGCCGAGATCACCGGCTATGCGGCGGTGTCGGTCCAACCGAACGCCGGTTCGCGCGGGGAGTACGCGGGGTTGCTGGCGATCAGAAACTTCCACCTCAGTCGCGGCGAGATTGAGCGAGACATCTGCCTCATCCCCGACTCGGCTCACGGTACTAATGCCGCCTCTGCGGTGCTGGCGGGCTTCCGCGTGGTCGTGGTGAGGACCGCAGCCGACGGCGAGATTGACATGGCCGACCTCACGGCAAAACTGACCGCCAATAGTCCCAAGATCGCGGCCATCATGATCACCTATCCGTCGACGCACGGCGTCTACGAACCGCACGTCAAAGACGTGTGCGCTGCCGTTCACGACGCCGGCGGCCAGGTGTATATCGATGGCGCCAACCTCAATGCTCTCGTGGGGCTCGCCAAGCCGGGTCACTTTGGCGGAGACGTTTCCCACCTCAACCTGCACAAGACGTTCGCCATCCCGCACGGCGGCGGAGGCCCCGGCGTCGGCCCGGTTGCCGTCGCGGAGCACCTGGTCGAGTTCTTGCCGGCTGTGCGCCAGTCGATTCAGCGTCCGCGAGACCTTCGACGGGCAGGGGCGGCTGTCAGCGCCGCGCCGTATGGCTCGGCAGGGGTCCTTCCCATCGCCTGGGCCTACATCGCCATGCTGGGCGGGGACGGCTTGAGGCAGACCACTCAGATGGCGGTGCTCGCCGCCAACTACGTGGCGGTCAGGCTTGATCCGTACTTCCCCGTGTTGTACCGCGGACCAGGCGGCCTCGTGGCGCACGAGTGCATCCTTGACCTGCGCGAGCTCACGAAGACCACAGGTGTCACCGCTGAGGACGTGGCAAAGCGACTGATCGACTACGGGATTCACGCTCCCACGATGTCCTGGCCGGTCGCTGGGACGCTCATGGTTGAGCCGACGGAATCGGAGGACCTCACCGAGCTTGATCGCTTTGTCGATGCGATGATTTCCATTCGGGGCGAGATCGATGCGGTGGCAAGCGGCGAGGTCTCCGCAGACGACTCTGTGCTGAGGCATGCACCGCATACCGCGGAGGCGCTCGCGGCCGACGAGTGGGTCGCCGCTTACTCTCGCGAGACGGCAGCCTTCCCTGTTCCTGGCCTTCGTCGCGACAAGTACTTCTCGCCCGTCAGGCGCATCGACAACGCGTACGGCGATCGCAACCTGGTCTGCACGTGCCCGCCAGTAGAGCACTTCGAAGACTAG
- a CDS encoding bifunctional UDP-sugar hydrolase/5'-nucleotidase, whose protein sequence is MTSIMTAQRRAIVIVAALAVALSFTATPAGAVVEEPDPTTVQILGINDFHGRILPDSFSGNAGAAVLAGAVDQLETEYPNTVFAAAGDLIGASTFESFVADDKPTIDALNAMGLDVSAVGNHEFDKGFADLTERVMAPYDPATNPYGGATWQYLGANVRYVDTGDPALPETWTVSYGDVEVGFIGAVTDETPSLVSPDGVAELAFEKEYVAANRSADALVAAGADLIVLLVHEGAPTTAYADAVDPSNDFGEMITNLSPDIDAVISGHTHLAYDHRVPVAEWAAEGRAVTERPVVSAGQYGMALNKLLFTVDADGNVTGLDTSVIDLYEAFPTNAEVQAIVDDAVAEADVLGSVVLGQIEEPLYRARTATGAPGSSRGGESTLGNAVANIQLWATEELGAQIALMNPGGLRADMLGTAAGDPALYPSDITFAQAASVQPFANTLVTMDLTGAQLAQVLEEQWQPEGSSRPFLRLGTSTGFTYTYDPAAAAGSRILEMRLDGEPIADDQVVKVVVNSFLAAGGDNFATLAEGTNRADSGRVDLTAQVEYLEANGVLPADFSQHAVGVSGLEDLTFTQGDEVTFDLSSLMMTGPTDPVDQTVTVALGGKTVGTFDVTNELPTDVYDEHGTASVAFTVPKSVKGDTTLTITGDTTGTVVTFDVTVEKKSNPGNGHGPGNGNGHGGGHGNGHGWGHWFGHGWGNGFTPYYPGGGWNWRFPVWFGGFFGFGFGR, encoded by the coding sequence GTGACCTCAATCATGACTGCTCAACGGAGAGCGATCGTCATCGTCGCGGCGCTCGCCGTGGCGTTGAGCTTCACGGCGACGCCAGCGGGCGCCGTCGTCGAAGAACCGGACCCCACGACGGTGCAGATTCTGGGCATCAACGACTTCCACGGGCGCATCCTGCCCGACTCGTTTTCTGGGAACGCCGGCGCGGCCGTTCTCGCGGGCGCCGTCGATCAGCTCGAGACGGAATACCCCAACACCGTTTTCGCGGCTGCTGGCGATCTGATCGGCGCCTCAACCTTCGAGAGCTTCGTTGCAGACGACAAGCCCACCATCGACGCCCTGAATGCCATGGGTCTCGACGTATCGGCCGTCGGCAACCACGAGTTTGACAAGGGCTTTGCCGACCTGACCGAGCGCGTCATGGCACCGTACGACCCAGCGACCAACCCCTATGGGGGCGCGACCTGGCAGTACCTCGGAGCGAACGTCCGCTACGTCGACACCGGAGACCCGGCGCTTCCTGAGACCTGGACGGTCAGCTACGGAGACGTCGAGGTGGGCTTCATCGGTGCCGTCACGGACGAGACGCCATCACTGGTCTCGCCGGACGGGGTGGCCGAACTTGCCTTCGAGAAGGAGTACGTCGCGGCCAACAGGTCTGCTGACGCGCTCGTCGCTGCAGGCGCAGACCTGATCGTGCTCTTGGTCCACGAAGGCGCGCCCACCACGGCGTACGCCGATGCCGTCGACCCGTCGAACGACTTCGGCGAGATGATCACCAACCTGTCTCCTGACATCGACGCCGTGATCTCCGGTCACACGCACCTTGCCTACGACCACCGCGTGCCGGTTGCCGAATGGGCCGCAGAGGGCCGCGCGGTCACGGAGCGCCCCGTCGTCTCCGCTGGGCAGTATGGGATGGCGCTCAACAAGTTGCTCTTCACGGTCGACGCCGACGGCAACGTCACAGGTCTCGACACGAGCGTGATCGATCTGTACGAGGCCTTCCCTACCAACGCGGAGGTGCAGGCGATTGTCGACGACGCAGTGGCCGAGGCCGACGTTCTTGGCTCGGTGGTACTGGGGCAGATCGAAGAGCCCTTGTACAGGGCACGCACGGCCACCGGCGCGCCTGGCTCGTCTCGCGGCGGCGAATCGACGCTCGGCAATGCCGTGGCAAACATTCAGTTGTGGGCTACCGAGGAATTGGGGGCGCAGATTGCGCTCATGAATCCCGGTGGCTTGCGAGCCGACATGCTGGGGACAGCTGCGGGCGACCCTGCGCTGTACCCCTCGGATATCACCTTCGCTCAGGCGGCCTCCGTCCAGCCCTTTGCCAACACCTTGGTGACGATGGACCTGACGGGTGCGCAGCTCGCCCAGGTGCTTGAGGAGCAGTGGCAGCCAGAGGGATCATCGCGGCCGTTCTTGAGGTTGGGAACGTCCACCGGTTTCACGTATACCTATGACCCGGCTGCTGCGGCAGGTAGTCGCATCCTGGAGATGCGCCTCGACGGCGAGCCGATTGCCGATGACCAGGTGGTGAAGGTCGTGGTCAACTCCTTCTTGGCAGCGGGCGGCGACAACTTCGCCACCTTGGCGGAGGGCACCAACCGCGCCGACTCTGGCCGCGTTGACCTGACGGCCCAAGTGGAGTACCTCGAGGCGAACGGCGTACTTCCCGCCGACTTCAGCCAGCACGCGGTCGGCGTGAGCGGCCTCGAGGACCTCACCTTCACTCAAGGAGACGAGGTCACCTTCGACCTCAGCTCCTTGATGATGACTGGCCCGACGGACCCTGTTGACCAGACGGTCACCGTCGCGCTCGGTGGCAAGACGGTTGGCACCTTCGACGTGACAAACGAGTTGCCTACCGACGTGTACGACGAGCACGGCACGGCATCGGTTGCCTTCACGGTGCCGAAGTCGGTCAAGGGCGACACGACGCTCACGATCACCGGCGACACGACCGGGACGGTCGTGACGTTCGACGTCACCGTCGAGAAGAAGTCCAACCCAGGCAATGGTCATGGACCCGGCAATGGCAACGGTCATGGCGGAGGCCACGGCAACGGTCACGGCTGGGGCCACTGGTTCGGTCACGGCTGGGGCAACGGGTTCACCCCGTACTACCCAGGCGGTGGCTGGAACTGGCGCTTCCCCGTGTGGTTCGGCGGCTTCTTCGGCTTCGGCTTCGGCCGCTAG
- a CDS encoding glycosyltransferase family 2 protein: MKLIVQIPCLNEEATLASVLSTIPRTLPGIDELEILVIDDGSDDRTVEVARENDVHHIISHTRRMGLARSFRDGVDYALSHGADIVVNTDGDNQYPQERIGDLVQPILDGTADIVIGDRQTHTISHFSLFKKTMQRFGSWVVNQAAGTELPDAASGFRAYSRYSLYKLNVVTQFSYTMETIIQAGNKSLAITSVEIDTNAKTRESRLFSNMFEHMLRSGQAILRSYIMFKPWAVFAGLTLLFGLLGLIPFVRYAILLSQGDQGNHFQSLILGTLLIIGAGLSLALGVLSDLAKTNRILGEDQLYRLKEQQYGPAQPAATAARALRPQDQRRRQAS, encoded by the coding sequence GTGAAACTCATCGTACAAATCCCTTGCCTCAATGAAGAGGCGACGCTCGCTTCAGTGCTGAGCACCATTCCGCGCACGCTGCCAGGCATCGACGAGCTCGAGATCTTAGTTATTGACGACGGCTCTGACGACCGCACCGTGGAGGTCGCACGCGAGAACGACGTCCACCACATCATTTCGCACACCCGCCGCATGGGGCTGGCACGGTCCTTCCGAGACGGTGTCGACTATGCCCTGTCCCACGGCGCGGACATCGTGGTCAACACGGATGGCGACAACCAGTATCCGCAAGAGCGCATCGGCGACCTGGTCCAACCCATCCTGGACGGCACCGCCGACATCGTGATCGGCGACCGCCAGACGCACACCATCAGCCACTTCTCGCTGTTCAAGAAGACGATGCAGCGTTTCGGCTCGTGGGTGGTCAATCAGGCCGCCGGCACTGAGTTGCCCGACGCTGCTTCCGGTTTCCGCGCGTACTCGCGCTACTCGTTGTACAAGCTCAACGTGGTGACGCAGTTCAGTTACACGATGGAGACCATCATCCAGGCCGGGAACAAGAGCCTGGCGATCACGTCTGTCGAGATCGACACGAACGCCAAGACGCGGGAGTCGCGCCTGTTCTCCAACATGTTCGAGCACATGCTGCGCTCCGGCCAGGCGATCCTGCGCTCGTACATCATGTTCAAGCCATGGGCGGTCTTCGCGGGTCTCACCTTGCTGTTCGGGCTGCTCGGCTTGATCCCGTTCGTGCGCTACGCGATCCTGCTGAGCCAAGGAGACCAGGGCAACCACTTCCAGTCGCTCATCCTTGGCACGCTACTGATCATCGGCGCTGGCCTCTCGCTCGCACTCGGCGTCTTGTCCGACCTGGCCAAGACCAACCGCATTCTTGGCGAGGATCAGCTATACCGGCTCAAGGAGCAGCAGTACGGTCCTGCTCAGCCCGCCGCCACCGCCGCGCGAGCACTCCGCCCGCAAGACCAACGGCGTCGGCAAGCGTCATAG
- a CDS encoding NAD-dependent epimerase/dehydratase family protein yields the protein MSSGGEHPVYEVAVVGSAGFLGGAICEVFAAAGVTARGFTLDDPLVNGGLLNPEALSVRTVVWCASRINPRLAVEQPALIDADKRDIDQALHLFADAGMSPRLVSFSSGGTLYGPPSTPPFAEGDAVHPVNAYGEAKYEIENHLAQSGLDTVTLRVANAYGPGQRPAPGQGVLAHWMEAVLGGSEVHLYGDPDATRDYVYVDDIARAALAAHRADSAPPIVNIGSGVPTTLDELLEVLRPVVAPHALRVVRHEARATDAAHSTLDVSLAADALGWRPLMSLAEGVERMWAWRAGS from the coding sequence GTGAGTAGCGGCGGGGAGCACCCAGTGTACGAGGTGGCTGTGGTGGGCTCCGCTGGCTTCCTGGGCGGCGCGATCTGCGAAGTCTTCGCCGCGGCAGGCGTCACCGCACGCGGCTTTACCCTCGACGACCCGCTGGTGAACGGCGGTCTCCTCAACCCCGAGGCGCTCTCTGTGCGCACGGTGGTGTGGTGCGCCTCCCGCATCAATCCCAGGCTTGCCGTCGAGCAACCCGCGTTGATCGATGCGGACAAGCGCGATATCGATCAAGCGCTGCACCTCTTCGCCGATGCCGGTATGAGCCCGCGTCTCGTGAGCTTCTCGTCGGGAGGCACGCTCTACGGCCCCCCGTCCACCCCGCCGTTCGCAGAGGGTGACGCCGTGCACCCGGTGAATGCCTACGGCGAGGCGAAGTACGAGATCGAGAACCACCTCGCGCAATCGGGCCTCGACACTGTCACACTGCGCGTGGCCAACGCCTACGGGCCTGGGCAGCGCCCCGCGCCTGGCCAAGGAGTGCTCGCCCATTGGATGGAGGCGGTATTGGGCGGTAGCGAGGTGCATCTCTACGGAGATCCGGATGCGACGCGCGACTATGTGTACGTCGACGACATCGCACGCGCTGCACTTGCCGCTCACCGCGCTGACTCGGCGCCGCCCATCGTCAACATCGGCTCCGGGGTGCCCACCACGCTTGACGAGCTGCTGGAGGTATTGAGGCCCGTGGTCGCGCCGCACGCCTTGCGCGTGGTGCGGCATGAGGCACGGGCGACTGACGCCGCGCACTCGACGCTCGATGTGTCGCTCGCGGCCGACGCTCTTGGCTGGCGGCCACTCATGTCACTTGCCGAGGGAGTGGAACGCATGTGGGCGTGGCGAGCCGGATCGTGA
- a CDS encoding DUF1508 domain-containing protein — protein sequence MHFEIYKDKAGEFRFRIKASNGNTLASSEGYKAKASAVSAIDRIKSDALGAQTVDNS from the coding sequence GTGCACTTCGAAATCTATAAGGACAAAGCGGGCGAGTTCCGCTTTCGTATCAAGGCCTCGAACGGCAACACTCTTGCCTCAAGCGAGGGCTACAAGGCAAAGGCCTCAGCGGTCAGCGCCATCGACCGCATCAAGTCGGACGCCCTCGGCGCCCAGACGGTCGACAACTCTTAG
- the rfbB gene encoding dTDP-glucose 4,6-dehydratase has product MKALVTGGAGFIGSNFVRLTLEERPDVEMTVLDALTYAGNEASLPDDERVTLVKGDIAEPELVHDLVAEHDLVVHFAAESHNDNSLDNPWPFVQTNIIGTYQLLEAVRRHGKKLHHVSTDEVYGDLELDDPAKFTAETPYNPSSPYSSSKAASDLLVRAWVRSFKVEATISNCSNNYGPAQHVEKFIPRQITNVLDGIRPKLYGKGENVRDWIHVDDHNRAVWTIIDKGRAGETYLIGADGEMDNKSVIEMILEQMGQDADAYDHVSDRPGHDMRYAIDSTKLREELGWEPVYKDFAAGLAATIAWYRDNEPWWRAKKLETEMKYERLGR; this is encoded by the coding sequence ATGAAGGCTCTTGTCACCGGCGGCGCCGGCTTTATTGGCTCCAACTTTGTGCGGTTGACGCTCGAGGAGCGTCCCGACGTGGAGATGACGGTGCTCGACGCCCTCACCTACGCCGGCAACGAGGCCTCGCTCCCCGATGATGAGCGGGTCACCTTGGTCAAGGGCGACATCGCCGAGCCTGAACTGGTCCATGACCTGGTGGCGGAGCACGATCTGGTAGTCCACTTCGCGGCAGAGAGTCACAACGACAACTCGCTCGACAACCCGTGGCCATTTGTGCAGACCAACATCATCGGCACCTATCAACTGCTCGAGGCGGTGCGCCGCCACGGCAAGAAGTTGCACCACGTCTCGACCGACGAGGTCTATGGCGACCTCGAGTTGGACGACCCTGCCAAGTTCACGGCGGAAACGCCCTACAACCCGTCCTCTCCATACTCGTCCTCAAAGGCCGCCTCGGATCTGTTGGTACGCGCCTGGGTCAGGTCCTTCAAGGTCGAGGCGACCATCTCCAACTGCTCCAACAACTACGGGCCAGCGCAGCACGTGGAGAAGTTCATTCCCCGCCAGATCACGAACGTGCTCGACGGGATTCGCCCCAAGTTGTATGGCAAGGGCGAGAACGTGCGCGACTGGATTCACGTGGACGACCACAACCGCGCCGTCTGGACCATCATCGACAAGGGTCGCGCTGGCGAGACGTACCTCATTGGCGCCGACGGCGAGATGGACAACAAGTCCGTCATCGAGATGATCCTCGAGCAGATGGGCCAAGACGCCGACGCATACGACCACGTCAGCGACCGCCCCGGTCATGACATGCGTTACGCGATCGACTCGACCAAGCTGCGCGAGGAGCTGGGCTGGGAGCCGGTCTACAAGGACTTCGCCGCCGGCCTCGCCGCCACGATCGCCTGGTACCGCGACAACGAGCCGTGGTGGCGCGCCAAGAAGCTCGAGACTGAGATGAAGTACGAGCGCCTGGGGCGCTAG